aaaaataaaataatttattattaataattaatatttaattacatttaataAAGTTAATAGTATTTATATTCaagtctttcaattttttttattttaatacaatGGTGATGTGTCATTTTATTATTAGTTGATTGTGCATAAGACCTATACTTGATCATGGATCGGGTCACCCTCCTAAATTCAAAGGCCCACCCAAAAAGTGTGAgggtttaataaaaaatataggcccgaaaaataggtTTTGACAAAAAATAAGGTCTTATTTCTAAATAGGTTAAGCCTCAGGTAAGATTTTTTTGACTCGGGTTAGGCCCAAAATTGTCTAAAAAAAATTTTCACTGTTGTTTTTTACCATCTCGAtgttattttgctattatattactactattttgttgttattgttcgGATATTATATcactattgttttattattaattttgctattattttagagacacttgcttgttaagttgcaactatcttGGTATTTTTAAGTATAAAAACTTTTTTGTAATGTATTTTTAGtttgttaggaaatatttattttaatatttttagtgaatttgatgtattatattttaaaattttgtttttatataaaaacaataagaaaattttaatatagaCGGGTTGGCCGAACTCGAGTTTAGTAATTCTATTTGGGTTAAGTTTGGACAAAGTTTTGGGCCAAGCCCGGGCTTAAAAAGCAAGCCTAAAATTTTGTATTAGCCTATGATTAGGGCTAAGTTTGGATGGGTAGTACGTTTACGTGCGGTTAATATAAAAacaacggtggcggtgagattagatactgtaacgaTACTATAGTGTGAggcaaaaagtaaactaaatgcATCCAACCGCCCATCCAAATCCCACCTAGACTTAATGACACCTATACATTgacaatatatcaaatattaatccTTAGTTTACAtgatttttataaatgttttaatttataaaaaaatcaacccCACAATCTAAATTTCTTGACTCAGCCCTTGGTCGAATgataaattaaagttttattaacGTAGATGACATGTGTTCAAGTCTTACCATACCCAAATTATTTATTTGGTAgcacaataatataatttatttttaacatgaaagagcattttaataattttcttgaTCAAGTTAGTGCTCTTAATTTACAATGCCAACTCATTTAgtgatttaaataataaaattgatgtTGAACGAAATCGATAAATTAGGTccataaatttttattctttttaagtatgaaatcaacaattacatattaactcgatttttattgaagttaatAATTATATTCGTTATGCGAACGGGATTTATAATATAGCAAATTATAAGCCTTCAGCATTAAAGATCTTAGTTGATCTCTAGGGTCCATCCTTTTTTATCCTCAATGCGACCAGTTTGAAGTCCCACGAGAGTCGAGTACAGTTGCTGGCACACCAATCTACCCTCTGATCTGAATTCAGTTCTGCACATAAATATGCTTCACTTAGTACCACTCCTTGCTGTGAATATGAAGAAAATCATAAAACCTTGACACTAACATTGTATTACGACCGCTGGGGTTATTACCTTTTGTTCCTATATGTAATGCTACCAACCAGAGCAACTCCAACAGCGGTTCCGGTGCAAAAAACTTCATCGGCATCAACCAATTCATCAACCGCAACCGGCCGTTCCTCGACCTAATACATTAATCCTgtattaaaccttaaaccccaaacaCATTAATTTCTAAATCAATTCACTCACTTGGTAACCATGATCCTTCGCAATCTCAATGATGCTTTTTCGAGTTACCCCTTCAAGAATAGTCCCATTTGTTGCCGGAGTTGAAATCACATTTCCCTGAAAAAAGGGGTTTCTAACAAATCAGTGATACTTTTTAAAGCTTTTTTTCATGTACTTGAAACTGATAGAGCTGGGATACCTTAACAATGAAAATATTACAAGAGGAGACCTCTTCCAGATACTTTTTATTAATGGCGTCAAGATATAAGACATCAGAAAATCCTCGGTCTTTGGCTTTGGTAATTGCTTTCATAACCTGCAATAAAAGGgatcaaataaattgatttttgatgAACACAAAGAGACATTTACAAATGTTACTCACTGGTGCGTAGTTGGTGATTGACTTCACTCCTCCAGCTCCTCCAGGAGAAGCCCTAACATATTCTTCCTCGATGTATAAGTTCAAAGGTGCAGTACCCTCCTGATTCCAGGATTATCAGAATACAATTGAGTCTTCAtccaaattgttttaaaaatactttgaatatatatataataaacaagTCTACCTTGAAATAGTAACCAACAGGGGAAACATAAACGAGGAAAGTATATTCCGGAGCAGGTGCCAAGCCTAATATAGGACCAGTCCCTAGAAGCATAGGCCTAACATACAGTGACCCTTTTCCTGGAGGAGGAATCTGCAAGTAATCGATTCAGAAATTCATACATTGTTAAAACAAACCCAAGGGTAATTTTTCAGGGAATGCACTTGTTGTGTTTGTCAAAATCACCCAACGCTTGTTAGCCGATACAGTTTCCTTAACTGCATCAATAAATTGGTCAATGGAAGGGGATGGCATGCACATTCTTTCAGCCCCGTGCCTCATTCGACCTGCGTTTTGGCCTGCTCGGAATAGAAGAATTCGCCCATCTTGTGTCCTGTTAGCTTTCATGCCTTCGTATACGCCCTGGATAGTCAACAGTTTTTAGCTTTCATTATTTCATTCTAAGCTTATGGGGGGGCCTTCCTTTATCATCTTTATCACCATTTTTAGCCGAAATTTAAATTTGGGTTTGTCAATTACGGCATCAAAAAGAATGATAGTAGATATTGAGATTCGATTTTCAAGATTATGTTTGAATATATTTGAAATTGCATTATTGATAATATTGAGATAGAGCATGGCTTGCCTGTCCATAGTTTAAGACACCTGCGGAAGGGCTTAACTCGATATTGGCATATCGACAGAGCTGTCCTTTTAGAAAACTTTGGTCTTTACAACAGCTCATAACGTACATGTAATCGGTTTGCGTCAATCCAAATCCAAGTTTATCCCAATTCACATCCGCATCCTCATCGTCACTAAAGTCACCACTTtatgtatttattaaaataaattgttgcgcggaagcgtgtgaaagagtaaaattattgtactgaaaaatcacactaagttcaattcccaggaaagagaggtggatcacgaggatcgcttacataccagatctttcctagccagaatatccctctatcgtaatttaatagcacaataaattactacaatgacacttgcaaaatatgcagaacaaaaaaataaagaacattagaattttaacgaggttcagcaaattttgcctacgtcctcgggcactaccaaatatatttcactccaaaaatacaagtgaaagtttacaaatagggagagagaacaattgccttaagtagagaatggcaagtgtgggatgaagaaagtaagaaatggttaggcctatttatagttgaggttcaaggatcaacttgcaatgtccctatacaattagggaccaaaattgcaattatcccatgccaacttttaacccaacttgccaaccaattttactttctactttcggtgcccaccctttttgacttttcaaacaatgggtgggttccaatataAATAAATGCACCttaatagattaaattattgGATAAACTCTAtcttaaaaattagtttaatttaaaatttcatccctctactttctagaattaaaaaaataattcttctactttaatttcataaaagttaatttaattattgGTAAACGCATGAATCTATATTAATTTTTgctaattattatatataaaattgttgAACGgtatatttttactaatttattgCATATGAATGattattttgttgattttcaagttggtgatttaatgataacatttaaaagTGTTACTCAATTGGACTACAGATTTTATAAAGGATAAAGATCAAATTCCAAATAAAAGTAGGATCAActtatttttataagaaatttataattaatattaaagtttatatttgatgcaaggttttattaaaatgaaaaagaaagttcataaaagaaattttataatatttattaaagaaaCGTGATAAAGACAAACTCTCCAGTGTACTTTTTGTCCAAACCCAATTATTTGTCGCTAATAATAAAGACATTAATGCATTCGtagctaaaaagaaaaaaattgtcatGGTTGCATCAGGGTTTTACCGACAACTCTTATCGACAAAAAATGATTAGTTTTTAGTGTTCATGTAAGTTACCTGTAACCAGATGGTTTAGTCGTTGCTGGAGAATAAGCCTGAGATGTGAACCTATGATCATTTGCAATCTATAAACATGTAATAAAAAAGCATATTAATCCAGCATTTACAATAAACTGTACAAAACACTGTCATCTTAAAAGAGACTTTGTTGTTCTTATCTAACATACATTGGACATTTAAATCAATCTCTACGAAGATATGAGTTGATCATTTGGAGAGTACTCAATGAATATCTTGTTGTTAAACGGTAAATTCACACCCAATCATCAAAAAGATTAGAAATCCAATCATGAACACGaaagaacaatatatatatatatatataaaagaaagaagCAACTTTCCATGCAAACAAAAGCAGTAACAATGATAACAATCAACGTTATATATTGAAAAGGCTAATAAGTTACCATAGATGAAAAAGAAGCAGCTCGTAAGGATTGAAGCAGATTGCGTATGGAAGAACTCTTCTGAATTGccattgttttttaaaatttgtgttgaAACAGATAATAgagaagaaataaaaatgaaaagcaGAGGTGGTATGTTTAAGAAGATTTCAAAGTAACAGATGAAAGAAATGAGGTGAAGAAAAAACAACGTGATTAGGGAAGAGAAATTATTGTGGaggtaaaagaaaaaaggagagagaCGTTTCTGGACTAATACCGGTGCATTACAGAGAATGAAAAGGAAGGGCCAAACATAAGCAGTGGCTCAGCTCCACACGGAAGTATGGGAAATTGCTAGAATAAATGTAGTCGAGTTGGCAGCTATGCAAGTGGTCAGGTCAAATCGTGGTACGAATTATccacatttttattattgtttttgctTCCATCAAACAAATTTCTTTATTGTATATTCAACATTTAGAAAGAACTTTTTTAGGTTTCTGTCTTATCTGTTTGTTCGGCGTCAAAGCatcttataatttattattagtatGGTGGAGAAAGAGGGTCAAATCCATGATCTCAAAGTAGGATTAAGTATATCGATATCCTACGTACTTTTTGCAGATGATTTTTTTAAGATGGATAAGGAGGCATGCCACACAATGAAAAGGATCTTGGAGCAATATTGCACTTACACATCAATTATAATAAATTGGAGCTGAAGATCAGTAAGAATTGCTACCCAAAGTTCGAAAGAACGTTCAAAGGTATTTTACAGGTAAGAGCTACCGGGGAGACTGGTAAATATTTGGGGATGAGGTTGGGGTTCCTAAACAAGAAAAGCAATTTCTTTCAACCCATCCTTAATGAGATGGAGTCCACATTATCTCTGTGGAAATCAAATTATTATGCAAGGAAGGAAGCTCAGCCTGATTAAATATGTGCTTTCAAGTGTACCCATATACCAATTATCATGTTTTCAAGCCCCAAAGAACATTTATGATAAAATGGACCAATTAATGAGAAACTTCTGGTGGGGCAACAAATCAAGTAGAAGGAAGATTCATTATATAAACTGGAATTGAGTCTTCTCTAGAAAATCTTTGGGGGGCCTCGGCTTAAGAAGTATGCATGCTATGAATAAAACCTTGCTGGCTATGATTGCAAGGAGAAATGTAAATGGCCAAAGGTGGCTCTTTCAAGAAACCTTGTCAAGAAATATTGTAAATTGGATAATTTTCTTTAGACTCAGACGAAGTCAGGTGATTCTTGGGCTTGAAAGGGCATCCTTATGGGTAAGGAGATGGTTAGCAACAATATCGCCAGGCAAAACGACAACAGATGGAGTTCGCAAGATGGTTCGACGACCCTTAATCAAGTACTGATTTGAGACATTATTGCTAACTTGAATAGGCGGCGACTACTTAATTCAAGTGTCATGGGTCGTAGTTTAAAGCCTATGACCAACGTACCAAATGCATTTAATGGAGGTGTATTGTTTAGATGAGATTATTTGGCCCACAAGAACTAGCTTGATTCAGTAAGttattggagaagcctgtcagattgaagcctgggtGACCCAATAATGAGGATATGACAACATAGGCTATTTTGATAACTAATCTTAAGAGGATatgaatcatatcttgtaaagattcgATTTGATACGGTATATCTTGTAAATTCCATAATTTAAGGGATATGATTAATCTCGTTCATCAGTGTAATTTAATCTTGACCGTCAATTTTGGGAGTTCTCACTTGTGGTGTTAAGACCGATGATCGCCTAAGGCCGTGTGAATCGTAAGACAAAAGATCTAACCCCGTGACACAAGGTTCAGGGTGCTCTAATACTTAAATGGCTGCACACCCATGATGGAAAATTTTCGATTATATCTGCATATTTTCAAGCCTTTGATAATATGCAAACAGGAAATACTAACACAACAAATTAAGAGGTCCCAAAAAGGATTTGGGAATTCCTTTGGTCCCTCAAGCTTCAATACAAGGTTATCATATTTCTTTGGAAAATTCTTAATGAGGCCCTTCCCTGTAAGACAATGATTAAAAGGAGAATGAATTCCACAAGCACGAAATGCGCACTTTGTCAAGGTAATAGAGAGGACGAAAATCATTTGTTTTGGGAATGTAATTAAGCATAGGATAGATCAAGAAATGGTTATCACAAGCTATGGGACAAGCACAAGTAGGTATTGACTTCACAAAGGATGTACTCATAGGATTAGCAATTTTCCTCTGGAAAATCTGGTTGCACAAGAATAAAGTAAATTTACGAAGGAATAAAACCAAACTCTGTCGCAGAAATCAAGGAAGCAAAGGATTACTTTCAAAAGATCAAGAAAGCAACAAGGGATGGGATTACATTGCACAAGAATAAAGTAAATTTACGAAGGAATAAAACCAAACTCTGTCGCAGAAATCAAGGAAGCAAAGGATTGCTTTCAAAAGATCAAGAAAGCAACAAGGGATGGGATTACagtgaacaaaaagaaaaaccagAGAGGCATGTagtgtaacagtccgatttagaccctaatcggaatggtggtttcgggaccacgaacttgagtcagaaaaatatttaaatattatttttcgtgtttattttatgtgaatttacatgtgtgaaaatttcgtacaataatttgattgtttgtgtgcttaatttgataaaaggacttaatcatgtAAGTTAAAAATTTGATAGTCTAAATTATAAAGGTTGAATTGATAGTGGCTTTTTAATAtggagtatttatgttgcaaataatccattattttagtgatggccgaatgtaccaataaagtatatgtttatgttattatatttataaggttaaataagtaaaacatGTTAATAGTTAACctatattatattataacataaaaataataataaagccaTGCATTCATACTTTGTTGTTGCCAAAAATacaagaggaaagaaaagaaaaaaagaaacaaggtATTTGGCCATTGTTGGTTCaattttaaggtatgttttgttttggtttttgatgatttttacgtttttgagatcgttgcttcgaatattacccgacccatgcttgaatttttgattttggtgaatattttgtgttatgctattgatgaatatttgtgttttgtgatgtttgatgaggaaatataaaaaaatatgttaacatgttttgtattggagtttttgatgattttgagtaattaggactaaattataaaaaaataataaattaagggactaaaatatgaaatagataaataaatggATTAGTATGAGTATATAGAAGATTTGGCTcaactatgttgttgtgagattttgtgtatttcgtaatttatgcaattaggactaatttgtaaaagtatgaaatattaggggtaaaatggtaatttttccattatgtgttgttggattaaattgaatgaaattttatttaaatgaggttaatttgaaattatataaattaagaacaaaggaaatcggacttggatcggggaaaaacaaaaatagttgaatagccgattcgTAACGTCTGTCGATATCAgagattttggttgtaagttacGAGCTTGGGGATTGTGACccaagtcatccacactatcatcaactttcggtacttttaaaagtctattttcacaacttttggcatgtataggctaatatgtattttgttcaactttgaatatgtataaattgagccatgcgaatatggcttaacttTAAAGCTTGGTTTTGGTTATGTTTGGTAatggtttattttgttttgattataatgttaagtgaaatgaatgaaaagtaaatgtgaatGGTGTGATATATGTTGGAAATAGTTTGAAGTAATTAGTAGAATTGGTTGTGGTTGATCATtcagttttaatatatatatattatatatatatgaacaaatAGGGTTTGACGACTTGATTTTTGGTGTATGCTTATTCATTTATAAATATGAGCTCAaatgttaaatatgtttaatGTATATTTGGAAATGCATGATATGAGACATGCATGTGATCAAATATGCATAGGTTAGTTTAGTTTGGTTTGcaggaaaaattaatttattggaTGTATATACATGTTACGGTTGTATAATTGTTTGTGATGAAACAAAGTTGATAGGAAAACGATGATAGTGATATACCTATTCGGTTAATGAGATGAAaattgaccaaatgaatagtgaattGTATAATAATACCGTAAGGAAATTATAAGAATTTTTAGTAcatgttaattatatgtttataaatatacATGTACTTGTTTGTGTGTTCGAATGATGTTAGCTATATAATGGTTTGGTTTGTAATAATAGTTTatgcataattttatatttgttaatGAAGATGTTTTTATTTGAGATATGATTCGTAAATGCAATATATTTAATAatgtatattaaatatttaattagacaTGTGTTTAAATTTACGAATATAATTTGTTTGAATATGTGAATGTTTGGAATTATgtttttgttcagtaatgcctcttaactctagtctggcgacggatacgggttaagggtgttacatgtagTGTGAGCTTAACAAACATAAATACGGACCACATTACCCTTGGTTGGCCTAGAAGGAATGATGTACTTGCATGGGTCATTCACATTAGGAGTCTAGATGGAAAACTGAATCGACTCATGAAGAAAGCTTTCAGCACGAAAATGGAATTTTAAGGAAACTAATTCTGTTGAGAATATATAGTGTTAGTTGTTGCATTACAATCAAACATTTACTCTGAAGAGCACGATGATACCCCACCATGGGCAAAGAAGAAAAGCTAAGGAGATAttcttttggtaattttataaaaaaaattaaatattattatttatattaaaaattctatcacGTACATATGTGGAAActatatgtttaaaaaaatatatataaatattatgttaaaataaaattttgttttttttagtgaTAAATTAAATTGTACGTGTTTAAATTACATTATATgcaaatttttattagtttttttaaaaagtaaaagattaaattaccttagaataatataacttaatttaaatatggaatgatattttagtaatttctagCTAAGTTGGTATGAGTTAActcatgacaccaactcaatcaatggcttaaataatattatagatttacaattgatggaggtaataaagtgtttataataagattaaaatgtataaaaaattaaaataaaattataattgagtggtaaatttaagatttttaccTATGCAATTAGCATCGGTTCAAATATCtccatatgcatatttttttattattatttaaataaaaagactaaaatactctcgaataatataatttattttaaaaattttaataaatttactaatcaagtTGATACTTAGTTGACTTTATATCAACCCaattagggacttaaataatagtataaatatacaattgatggaggtaataaagcgttcataataaaattaaaatatataaaaaaattagggataaatctcaaaactatacatgaactatgatttaatgtgcaattgtatacatgaactttgattttgtgcaattttatacataaaattttgatttgatctaattcttgtaaattattaacacaattattgatataacatcattttatgtttatatattgcatacataaacaattatatttatccaatataaaaataaattaatgtatttattctttaaatgtgtatgattaaatcaaaattaaagtttcaaccatacatttgaaccacaatcagagtttcatgtatataattgcaccaaattaaagttcatgtatacaattgcacattaaatcaaagttcatatataattttgagatttatactaaaaaaattaaaataaagttttggtttagtggtaaatttaaagttttactaATGCAATTGACGTCGGTTCAAATCTCTCCAtatacataatttttattattattttaaataaaagactaaagtactttcaaataatataacttattttaaatgcggaagggtattttagtaattttcctaATCGAGTTGGTATCTGATTGACtcgtgacactaactcaattaggggcttaaataataataatataaatatacaattaatggatataataaagtgtgcataataatattaaaatgtataaaaaattaaaataaagttttagtttGGTGGtaatttaaagtttaataaaTACAATTGTCATTG
The sequence above is drawn from the Gossypium hirsutum isolate 1008001.06 chromosome A05, Gossypium_hirsutum_v2.1, whole genome shotgun sequence genome and encodes:
- the LOC107905209 gene encoding branched-chain-amino-acid aminotransferase 2, chloroplastic isoform X3 — protein: MAIQKSSSIRNLLQSLRAASFSSMIANDHRFTSQAYSPATTKPSGYSDDEDADVNWDKLGFGLTQTDYMYVMSCCKDQSFLKGQLCRYANIELSPSAGVLNYGQGVYEGMKANRTQDGRILLFRAGQNAGRMRHGAERMCMPSPSIDQFIDAVKETVSANKRWIPPPGKGSLYVRPMLLGTGPILGLAPAPEYTFLVYVSPVGYYFKEGTAPLNLYIEEEYVRASPGGAGGVKSITNYAPVMKAITKAKDRGFSDVLYLDAINKKYLEEVSSCNIFIVKGNVISTPATNGTILEGVTRKSIIEIAKDHGYQVEERPVAVDELVDADEVFCTGTAVGVALVGSITYRNKRTEFRSEGRLVCQQLYSTLVGLQTGRIEDKKGWTLEIN
- the LOC107905209 gene encoding branched-chain-amino-acid aminotransferase 2, chloroplastic isoform X2, which produces MAIQKSSSIRNLLQSLRAASFSSMIANDHRFTSQAYSPATTKPSGYSGDFSDDEDADVNWDKLGFGLTQTDYMYVMSCCKDQSFLKGQLCRYANIELSPSAGVLNYGQGVYEGMKANRTQDGRILLFRAGQNAGRMRHGAERMCMPSPSIDQFIDAVKETVSANKRWIPPPGKGSLYVRPMLLGTGPILGLAPAPEYTFLVYVSPVGYYFKEGTAPLNLYIEEEYVRASPGGAGGVKSITNYAPVMKAITKAKDRGFSDVLYLDAINKKYLEEVSSCNIFIVKGNVISTPATNGTILEGVTRKSIIEIAKDHGYQVEERPVAVDELVDADEVFCTGTAVGVALVGSITYRNKRTEFRSEGRLVCQQLYSTLVGLQTGRIEDKKGWTLEIN
- the LOC107905209 gene encoding branched-chain-amino-acid aminotransferase 2, chloroplastic isoform X1, whose translation is MAIQKSSSIRNLLQSLRAASFSSMIANDHRFTSQAYSPATTKPSGYRGIFWLGKICDDEDADVNWDKLGFGLTQTDYMYVMSCCKDQSFLKGQLCRYANIELSPSAGVLNYGQGVYEGMKANRTQDGRILLFRAGQNAGRMRHGAERMCMPSPSIDQFIDAVKETVSANKRWIPPPGKGSLYVRPMLLGTGPILGLAPAPEYTFLVYVSPVGYYFKEGTAPLNLYIEEEYVRASPGGAGGVKSITNYAPVMKAITKAKDRGFSDVLYLDAINKKYLEEVSSCNIFIVKGNVISTPATNGTILEGVTRKSIIEIAKDHGYQVEERPVAVDELVDADEVFCTGTAVGVALVGSITYRNKRTEFRSEGRLVCQQLYSTLVGLQTGRIEDKKGWTLEIN